Proteins encoded within one genomic window of Alosa alosa isolate M-15738 ecotype Scorff River chromosome 24, AALO_Geno_1.1, whole genome shotgun sequence:
- the si:cabz01074944.1 gene encoding signaling lymphocytic activation molecule isoform X1, translated as MSLHHRRFLILSSTGVLTLLLLQGVYGADDVIEMRAVVGGSVVLPSEYQRNNVKFAEWIFNSNGTKKIIAGFNGSDVGVHFKSQFTGRLEMNSNNLSLTVKKLTKADSGLFSRVYKSKEGGVQLKTKMIQLQVYDPTLTVNITKNVTVHQLNNTCTVSLLCNASGPPDVQFSWSGHCRGSGAKLHFSLSPAEGSVTCTCTASEANNQKLVDATIKCDNKTSNNSVKPDVNNTIPPPERYLYFVVIPAAGGVLIIVSITVGVCCYKRHKADSSKQDTVYADVVADQKKNTEKLRSTSVQYDMTIYESVDERAIGRQNNPQTVYDKVNFSRTEVKKDVGATLSSPYQEVL; from the exons GTGTGTATGGGGCGGATGATGTGATTGAAATGAGAGCTGTTGTTGGAGGATCAGTGGTGCTGCCATCTGAATATCAGAGGAACAACGTTAAATTTGCTGAATGGATTTTTAATTCTAACGGTACAAAGAAAATAATTGCAGGATTTAATGGATCTGACGTTGGTGTTCATTTTAAAAGCCAATTCACAGGAAGATTAGAAATGAACTCCAACAATTTAAGTTTAACTgtaaaaaaactaacaaaagcAGATTCAGGACTGTTTTCACGTGTTTACAAAAGCAAAGAAGGAGGTGTACAGTTGAAAACAAAGATGATTCAACTACAAGTTTATG ATCCCACTCTGACGGTAAACATCACAAAGAATGTAACTGTTCACCAGCTGAATAACACCTGCACGGTCAGTTTGCTCTGCAATGCAAGTGGTCCGCCTGATGTGCAGTTTTCATGGAGTGGGCATTGCAGAGGGAGTGGTGCCAAACTGCACTTTTCTCTATCACCAGCAGAGGGTAGtgtcacatgtacatgtacTGCAAGTGAGGCCAATAATCAAAAGCTGGTAGATGCAACCATCAAATGTGACAACAAGACTTCAAATAACTCTGTGAAGCCTGATGTTAACAACACGATTCCACCCCCTG AGCGGTACCTGTATTTTGTGGTAATCCCTGCAGCTGGCGGAGTTCTTATAATTGTCAGCATAACAGTTGGTGTTTGCTGTTACAAGAGACACAAAG CTGACTCCAGTAAACAGGACACAGTTTATGCAGACGTAGTTGCAGAccagaaaaaaaatactgag AAATTGAGATCGACCAGTGTACAGTATGACATGACCATCTATGAATCTGTGGATGAAAGAGCTATTGGGAGGCAAAACAAT CCTCAGACTGTGTATGACAAGGTAAACTTCTCACGTACAGAGGTGAAGAAGGATGTTGGAgccactctctcttctccatacCAGGAGGTGCTATAG
- the si:cabz01074944.1 gene encoding signaling lymphocytic activation molecule isoform X2, with amino-acid sequence MPTHTGVYGADDVIEMRAVVGGSVVLPSEYQRNNVKFAEWIFNSNGTKKIIAGFNGSDVGVHFKSQFTGRLEMNSNNLSLTVKKLTKADSGLFSRVYKSKEGGVQLKTKMIQLQVYDPTLTVNITKNVTVHQLNNTCTVSLLCNASGPPDVQFSWSGHCRGSGAKLHFSLSPAEGSVTCTCTASEANNQKLVDATIKCDNKTSNNSVKPDVNNTIPPPERYLYFVVIPAAGGVLIIVSITVGVCCYKRHKADSSKQDTVYADVVADQKKNTEKLRSTSVQYDMTIYESVDERAIGRQNNPQTVYDKVNFSRTEVKKDVGATLSSPYQEVL; translated from the exons GTGTGTATGGGGCGGATGATGTGATTGAAATGAGAGCTGTTGTTGGAGGATCAGTGGTGCTGCCATCTGAATATCAGAGGAACAACGTTAAATTTGCTGAATGGATTTTTAATTCTAACGGTACAAAGAAAATAATTGCAGGATTTAATGGATCTGACGTTGGTGTTCATTTTAAAAGCCAATTCACAGGAAGATTAGAAATGAACTCCAACAATTTAAGTTTAACTgtaaaaaaactaacaaaagcAGATTCAGGACTGTTTTCACGTGTTTACAAAAGCAAAGAAGGAGGTGTACAGTTGAAAACAAAGATGATTCAACTACAAGTTTATG ATCCCACTCTGACGGTAAACATCACAAAGAATGTAACTGTTCACCAGCTGAATAACACCTGCACGGTCAGTTTGCTCTGCAATGCAAGTGGTCCGCCTGATGTGCAGTTTTCATGGAGTGGGCATTGCAGAGGGAGTGGTGCCAAACTGCACTTTTCTCTATCACCAGCAGAGGGTAGtgtcacatgtacatgtacTGCAAGTGAGGCCAATAATCAAAAGCTGGTAGATGCAACCATCAAATGTGACAACAAGACTTCAAATAACTCTGTGAAGCCTGATGTTAACAACACGATTCCACCCCCTG AGCGGTACCTGTATTTTGTGGTAATCCCTGCAGCTGGCGGAGTTCTTATAATTGTCAGCATAACAGTTGGTGTTTGCTGTTACAAGAGACACAAAG CTGACTCCAGTAAACAGGACACAGTTTATGCAGACGTAGTTGCAGAccagaaaaaaaatactgag AAATTGAGATCGACCAGTGTACAGTATGACATGACCATCTATGAATCTGTGGATGAAAGAGCTATTGGGAGGCAAAACAAT CCTCAGACTGTGTATGACAAGGTAAACTTCTCACGTACAGAGGTGAAGAAGGATGTTGGAgccactctctcttctccatacCAGGAGGTGCTATAG